The genomic window TGCAGGCCGATGGTCGGCTCGTCGAGCACGTAGCACACGCCCTGCAGGTTGCTGCCGAGCTGCGCCGCAAGTCGAATGCGCTGCGCCTCGCCGCCGCTCAGCGTGGGCGCGCCGCGGTCGAGCGTGAGGTAGCCCAGGCCCACCTCTTCGAGAAACTCGAGCCGGCTCTTGATCTCGGGCACCAGGTCGCGCGCGATCTCGGCTTCGCGGCCGGTCAATGCAAGTCCTTCGAACCATTGCCGCACCTCGGTCACGCTCATGCGCGCAAGTTCGGTAATGCCGATGCCGCCCATGCCGTCCGCCAACGATGCGCCGAAGCTCACCGCGCGCGCCGTGGCATTGAGCCGCGTGCCTTCGCAGGTGGGGCACACCACGTCGGCCAGATCTTCCACTTCGGGCTCTGCAAAGGTCTGCTCGCGGCCCTTGTTGTCGTCATCGCGAATCGAATCGTCGAAGACCTTGCGCTGGTCCTTGCTGAGCTTGACGCCCGTGCCCACGCAATCGGGGCACCAGCCGTGCTTGCTGTTGTAGCTGAACAGGCGCGGATCGAGTTCGGCATAGCTGGTGCTGCAGATCGGGCACGCACGCAGCGTCGAAAACACGTTGACGCGGCCAATGCCGGAGGCCGAAACGCCCGCCATCATCGCCGCCTTCAGGCCGTCGAGCTCGCTCAGCACATGCACCACGCCCTTGCCATGCTCGAGTGCCTTGGTCAGTGCCTCGCGCAACTCGGTTTCCTTCGACGGCAGCACGTCGAGGCTGGCCACCGGCAGTTCGATGCTGTGTTCCTTGAAGCGGTCGATGCGCGGAAAGCCCGTGGTCGGAAGAAACTCCCCGTCCACGCGCAGGTGCGTAAAGCCGCGCGGGCGCGCCCAGTCTGCCAGCTCGGTGTACACGCCCTTGCGGTTGCTCACCAGCGGGGCCAGCAGACCGATGTGTTGGCCCTTGAAGTTGCGCATCAGCTGGGCCGCGATGCTGTCGGGCGTTTGCGGCTGCACGGCCGCGCCGTCGTGCGTGCAATGCTGAATGCCCAGCTTGACGTACAAGAGGCGCAGGAAGTGCCACACCTCGGTGGTGGTGCCCACCGTGCTCTTGCGGCCGCCGCGCGACAGGCGCTGCTCGATGGCCACCGTGGGCGGAATGCCGTACACCGCATCCACTTCGGGCCGGCCCGCGGGCTGCACGATGCTGCGCGCATAGGCGTTGAGCGATTCGAGATACCGCCGCTGCCCTTCGTTGAACAGGATGTCGAAGGCCAGCGTCGACTTGCCCGAACCGCTGACGCCCGTCACCACGCTGAACTTGCCTCGCGGAATATTGACGCTGAGGTTCTTCAGGTTGTGCTCGCGCGCATTGACGATCTCGATCGCCTTGCCGCCCGGCGCCGTCTTGGCATTGGCCACATAACGCCGTGCTGCGCGTTCGGCCACCTTGTAGGCCTCAGGGCCGATGGCCAGTTCGTAGTCGGCCAGCGCCGCGCCGGTGAGCGAAGAGCGGTTCTCGCGAAGCTGCTCGGGCGTGCCCTCGGCCACCACCTGTCCACCGCCTTCGCCGCCTTCGGGCCCGAGGTCGATGCACCAGTCGCTCGCGCGGATCACGTCGAGGTTGTGCTCGATCACGATCAGCGAATGCCCTGCGTCCAGCAGCTTGCGCAGCGCGCGCATCAGGCGCGCAATGTCGTCGAAGTGCAGTCCGGTGGTCGGCTCGTCGAAGAGAAACAGCGTGCCCTTGCGCGCCACCGATTGCTTGCTGGCCGTGCCGTTCTTTGCCGCTTCCGCCAAAAAGCCTGCGAGCTTCAGGCGCTGCGCCTCGCCGCCGCTCAGCGTGGGCACCGGCTGGCCGAGCTTCACGTAGTCGAGCCCCACGTCTGAAATGGGCTGCAGCACGCGCAGCACGTCGCGGTCGGCCTCGAACACGGCGGCAGCTTCGGCTACCGTGAGCTCGAGCACGTCGGCCACGTTGTAGCTCTTGCCCTTGCGCTCGACCTTCACTTCCAGGATTTCGGGGCGGTAGCGCTTGCCGTCGCAATCGGGGCAGCGCAGGTACACGTCCGACAGGAACTGCATCTCGACGTGCTCGAAGCCCGAGCCGCCGCAGGTCGGGCAGCGCCCGTCGCCCGAGTTGAAGCTGAACTTGCTCGCGGTGTAGCCGCGCTGGCGCGAAAGCGCGGCGGTGGCGAAGATCTCGCGAATCGCGTCCCAAGCGCCCACGTAGCTCGCCGGGTTGGAGCGTGCCGTCTTGCCGATGGGCGACTGGTCGACAAAGACCACGTCGCCCAGGTGATCGGCGCCCAGCAGGCGGTCGTGCGCACCGGGCGTTTCGGTGGCCTTGCCAAAGTGGCGCATGAGCGCTGGCGCCAGCACGTCCTGGATCAGCGTCGACTTGCCCGAGCCGCTGACCCCGGTCACGCACACCAGGCGCGCGAGCGGAAACTCGACCGTCACGTTCTGCAGGTTGTGCTCGCGCGCACCTTCAAGAATGAGGCGATGCGTGTTCTCGCTCACGAGCCGCTTGAAGCCCATGCCGATCTTCTTGCGTCCGCCCAGGTATTGGCCGGTGAGCGTGTCGGCATCGCGCAGCTGGTCGGTGCTGCCGTCGAACACGATCTGCCCGCCGCGCACGCCGGGGCCGGGGCCCATGTCGATCACGCGGTCGGCCGCCAGCATCACGGCCGGGTCGTGCTCGACCACCACCAGCGTGTTGCCGGCGTCGCGCAGGCGCAGCATGGCCTCGGTGATGCGGTTCATGTCGCGCGGATGCAGGCCGATGCTGGGCTCGTCGAGCACGAAGAGCGTATTGACCAGCGAGGTGCCGAGCGCCGTGGTGAGATTGATGCGCTGCACCTCGCCGCCCGACAGCGTGCGGCTCTGGCGGTCGAGCGTGAGGTAGCCGATGCCCACGTCGTGCAGGTAGCGCAGGCGTGTGGTGATTTCTTCGAACAGCAGCTTCAGCGCCTGCGCCTCGCCCTCGCTCGCGGTGTTGCCGTTGCCGTGCCGCTCCACACGGTCGAAGAAGCGCCGCAACCGCTCGATCGGCAGCAGCATCAGGTCGTGCAGGCACAGCCCCGGCAGCGCCTCGAGCTGCGCGCGCGTCCACTTGGCGCCGGTCGGCATGAAGCGCTTGGCGGGCTCCAGCACCGCGTCGGCGTCTTCCTTGCTGCCGATGCGCCACAGCAGGCTGTCGAGCTTGAGCCGCGCGCCGCTGCACACGGGGCATGGCGTGTAGCTGCGGTACTTGGACAAGAGCACGCGGATGTGCATCTTGTAGGCCTTGCTCTCCAGGTAGCCGAAGAAGCGGCGCACGCCGTACCACTGCTTGTTCCAGTTGCCTTCCTTGTAGTTGGGCGTGCCCTCGATCACCCAGTGCTTCTGCTCGTCGGTGAGCTTGTTCCAGGGCGTGTCGCGCGGGATGCCGGCCGCCTCGGCGTGGCGCATGAGGTCGTCCTGCGCTTCTTTCCAGGCGGGGGTCTGGATGGTCTTGATCGCGCCGGCGCGGAGCGTGAGCTTGTCGTTCGGAA from Variovorax paradoxus includes these protein-coding regions:
- the uvrA gene encoding excinuclease ABC subunit UvrA translates to MTQGSIRIRGARQHNLQNLDLDIRTGEMTVVTGPSGSGKSSLVFDTLYAEGQRRYVETFSAYARQFLDRMDKPAVDKVEGVPPAIAIDQTNPVRSSRSTVGTMTELNDHLKLLYARAAQLFDRETALPVRHDSPDSIYAQIAERAAAAGDPRLVVTFPVELPAGTSAEEVTQWLSASGFTRVQAEREVATPTGPRKMLDVVADRFRISSAERSRVVEAIEVALKRGSGRVTVHATGAEENASTDVWKFSTGLHCPESDIRYTDPIPSMFSFNSAVGACDTCRGFGRVIGVDLGLVIPNDKLTLRAGAIKTIQTPAWKEAQDDLMRHAEAAGIPRDTPWNKLTDEQKHWVIEGTPNYKEGNWNKQWYGVRRFFGYLESKAYKMHIRVLLSKYRSYTPCPVCSGARLKLDSLLWRIGSKEDADAVLEPAKRFMPTGAKWTRAQLEALPGLCLHDLMLLPIERLRRFFDRVERHGNGNTASEGEAQALKLLFEEITTRLRYLHDVGIGYLTLDRQSRTLSGGEVQRINLTTALGTSLVNTLFVLDEPSIGLHPRDMNRITEAMLRLRDAGNTLVVVEHDPAVMLAADRVIDMGPGPGVRGGQIVFDGSTDQLRDADTLTGQYLGGRKKIGMGFKRLVSENTHRLILEGAREHNLQNVTVEFPLARLVCVTGVSGSGKSTLIQDVLAPALMRHFGKATETPGAHDRLLGADHLGDVVFVDQSPIGKTARSNPASYVGAWDAIREIFATAALSRQRGYTASKFSFNSGDGRCPTCGGSGFEHVEMQFLSDVYLRCPDCDGKRYRPEILEVKVERKGKSYNVADVLELTVAEAAAVFEADRDVLRVLQPISDVGLDYVKLGQPVPTLSGGEAQRLKLAGFLAEAAKNGTASKQSVARKGTLFLFDEPTTGLHFDDIARLMRALRKLLDAGHSLIVIEHNLDVIRASDWCIDLGPEGGEGGGQVVAEGTPEQLRENRSSLTGAALADYELAIGPEAYKVAERAARRYVANAKTAPGGKAIEIVNAREHNLKNLSVNIPRGKFSVVTGVSGSGKSTLAFDILFNEGQRRYLESLNAYARSIVQPAGRPEVDAVYGIPPTVAIEQRLSRGGRKSTVGTTTEVWHFLRLLYVKLGIQHCTHDGAAVQPQTPDSIAAQLMRNFKGQHIGLLAPLVSNRKGVYTELADWARPRGFTHLRVDGEFLPTTGFPRIDRFKEHSIELPVASLDVLPSKETELREALTKALEHGKGVVHVLSELDGLKAAMMAGVSASGIGRVNVFSTLRACPICSTSYAELDPRLFSYNSKHGWCPDCVGTGVKLSKDQRKVFDDSIRDDDNKGREQTFAEPEVEDLADVVCPTCEGTRLNATARAVSFGASLADGMGGIGITELARMSVTEVRQWFEGLALTGREAEIARDLVPEIKSRLEFLEEVGLGYLTLDRGAPTLSGGEAQRIRLAAQLGSNLQGVCYVLDEPTIGLHARDNQILLDALHKLGDKGNTLVVVEHDEDTIRRADHIIDIGPSAGKRGGRLVAEGSVADIQSAGDSQTGRYLRDAIKHPLQARRLIPSPDPKAEDSGNWLTVHGADLHNLQDVTATLPLHRLVVVTGVSGSGKSTLARDVLLASVQAVVVQRMTKAGRDADAAGKRPAWSGCDRVEGYETIDRVLEVDQTPIGKTPRSCPATYIGFWDTIRKLFADTLEAKARGYGPARFSFNTGEGRCPGCEGAGVRTIEMSFLPDVKVPCEVCHGARFNPETLAVSWRGKSIGDVLQMEVDEAVEFFAAMPNISHPLQLLKDVGLGYLTLGQPSPTLSGGEAQRIKLVTELSKVRDDITRRGQKAPHTLYVLDEPTVGLHMADVEKLIRVLHRLVNGGHSVVVIEHDLDLIAEADWIIDLGPEGGNAGGRIVAAAPPEEVVRLGTHTGVALAPVLTR